A part of Dreissena polymorpha isolate Duluth1 chromosome 13, UMN_Dpol_1.0, whole genome shotgun sequence genomic DNA contains:
- the LOC127854659 gene encoding uncharacterized protein LOC127854659 yields MVITDNEDQAVNLAQVLANRLKESRPLLDSIGHNGARIMEKMPDVISEVGDKIVDFKAKVAGVFNRVVGTFQRVMDSPDTPVTNGNLMSPHINPSMMPQMSLFQQQQLMQNPNFPQGQGQFQVPLGQGQFQMSPQGQGQFQTANDQRQVMLAQLQQARQREQQLRAQFMQQQQQQQMTQNQMPAGAMVVQGQSPQVNIQPNFQQPMGVPLQGQPFGQSPEANAQMAFVQNQMQPQIKVQDNNIQQTQGFQHSHQNPGQIMLDITMPQMPAVGPIQMQASSGLRQKRKAAFSGFRGKRQADPDCKRLKDDPDTYCRTFESQCHNCTLEKRLRFQVCGEGVERARDEIKRIDQSVTSYLETYETQIASEKLVLKIEFKGLSKLKKTTSYFDPFITAKIGPSIFRYKSKRILNINDLRATGSQIGDELWEKMWENGVFAEAKEVHIVPDKVSILGQAQVKEVHSSHAHAQTHGSGGNRVTTSLMTVVFGTMIFLL; encoded by the exons ATGGTCATTACCG ACAACGAGGACCAGGCGGTCAACCTGGCTCAGGTTCTCGCCAATCGCTTGAAGGAGTCGCGCCCACTACTGGACTCTATAGGACACAACGGGGCACGAATCATGGAGAAAATGCCGGATGTCATCTCAGAGGTCGGGGACAAGATTGTCGACTTCAAGGCCAAGGTCGCCGGCGTGTTCAACCGTGTTGTCGGCACTTTCCAGCGAGTCATGG ATTCTCCTGACACCCCCGTTACCAACGGCAACCTGATGTCTCCACACATCAATCCAAGCATGATGCCGCAAATGAGTCTGTTCCAACAACAGCAACTCATGCAGAATCCGAACTtcccccaaggtcaaggtcaattccAAGTACCGCTTGGTCAAGGTCAGTTCCAGATGTctcctcaaggtcaaggtcagttcCAGACAGCTAACGATCAGAGACAGGTTATGTTAGCTCAGCTTCAACAGGCGCGACAGCGTGAGCAGCAACTCCGCGCGCAATTTatgcagcagcagcaacagcaacagaTGACACAGAATCAGATGCCAGCAGGTGCCATGGTAGTTCAAGGTCAGTCCCCACAGGTCAACATTCAGCCAAACTTCCAGCAGCCAATGGGTGTACCGCTGCAGGGCCAGCCGTTCGGACAATCGCCTGAAGCGAATGCCCAGATGGCCTTTGTCCAAAATCAGATGCAGCCCCAAATAAAAGTTCAGGACAACAACATTCAACAAACGCAAGGATTTCAACACAGCCACCAAAATCCTGGTCAAATTATGCTCGACATTACTATGCCCCAAATGCCGGCAGTAGGACCGATCCAAATGCAAGCCTCTTCGGGATTAAGGCAAAAACGCAAGGCAGCGTTTAGTGGATTCAGAGGGAAAAGGCAAGCTGATCCGGACTGCAAGCGGTTGAAGGATGACCCAGATACGTACTGCAGAACGTTCGAATCTCAGTGCCACAACTGTACCCTTGAGAAACGTTTGAGATTTCAAG TTTGTGGCGAGGGGGTGGAGAGAGCAAGAGACGAGATCAAGCGAATTGACCAATCAGTGACAAGCTATCTGGAGACGTATGAGACACAAATTGCCTCGGAAAAACTCGTCCTTAAG ATTGAATTCAAAGGTTTGAGTAAGCTCAAAAAGACCACCTCGTATTTTGATCCCTTTATAACGGCCAAAATCGGACCATCCATCTTCCGGTATAAATCTAAAcggattttaaatataaacgacCTGCGAGCCACCGGAAGTCAAATTGGGGATGAATTGTGGGAGAAAATGTGGGAAAATGGCGTCTTTGCTGAGGCGAAGGAAGTGCACATTGTGCCAGACAAAGTTAGCATCCTCGGCCAAGCGCAGGTCAAGGAAGTTCATTCTTCCCATGCGCATGCGCAGACACATGGTTCTGGTGGGAATCGAGTTACGACGTCACTGATGACTGTAGTATTTGGAACTATGATATTCCTGTTGTAA